A single Vespula vulgaris chromosome 3, iyVesVulg1.1, whole genome shotgun sequence DNA region contains:
- the LOC127062849 gene encoding platelet binding protein GspB-like isoform X21, which yields MKILVSSLLFLVVSTTALSIQPNRVDLRRNSPINTISKIEASLGIRAQGKGAVNSGQSTAAHGGSSAVVNIGINAGGKGGVNSGKNTGAYAGSNVNAKIGLGAVVGAGVNSGKNTGAYGGSNANAKIGVATAVGAGVNSGKNTGSHGGSNANAKIGVATAVGAGVNSGKNTGSHGGSNANAKIGVATAVGAGVNSGKNTGSHGGSNANAKIGVATAVGAGVNSGKNTGGHGGSNVNAKIGIGAAGGVNARGDSKAGLGIYAGVHGGSHARADLGIKGGINAAGHGRSGSNTGANVNAGINVRTKEGSSAKASIGINAGVNVGAHGRSNAGAKIGINTRVHAGDNRGSKAGANLGISAGLHTRWNLPSQEHNQHKNHHESHLSYIPSFHNLPKLPHIPLPHIPLPHIPLPHIPFPPFHFWSTSTTSTTTEKPCESESTSSSTSKHPIETSSSSASPSSSSPKQPSVAPSSSASPSSFNSEQPSEAPSSSVSPSSESTPCEEPSKAPSSSASPSSSSSEQPSEAPSSSASPSSSSSEQPSAAPSSSASPSSSSSEQPSEAPSSSASPSSSSSEQPSAAPSSSASPSPSSSERPSEEPSSSASPSSSSSEKPSEAPSSPASPSSSSSEQPSEASSSSASPNSESTPCEEPSEAPSSSASPSSTSSEQPSEASSSSASPSSSSSEQPSEAPSSSASPSSSSSEQPSEAPSSSASPSSSSSEQPSEATSSSASPSPSSSEQPSEAPSSSASPSPSSSEQPSEAPSSSASPSSSSSEQPSEAPSSSAAPNSESTPCEEPSEASSSSASHSSTSSEQPSEAPSSSASPSSSSSEQPSEAPSSSASPSPSSSEQPSEAPSSSASPSSSSSEQPSEAPSSSASPSSSSSEQPSEAPSSSASPSPSSSEQPSEAPSSSASPSSSSSEQPSEAPSSSAAPNSESTPCEEPSEAPSSSASPSSTSSEQPSEAPSSSASPSSSSSEQPSEAPSSSASPSSSSSEQPSEAPSSSASPSPSSSEQPSEAPSSSASPSSSSSEQPSEAPSSSAAPNSESTPCEEPSEAPSSSASPSSTSSEQPSEAPSSSASPSSSSSEQPSEAPSSSASPSSSSSEQPSEAPSSSASPSSSSSEQPSEAPSSSASPSSSSSEQPSEAPSSSASPSSSSSEQPSEAPSSSASPSPSSSEQPSEAPSSSASPSSSSSEQPSEAPSSSAAPNSESTPCEEPSEAPSSSASPSSTSSEQLSEAPSSSASPSSSSSEQPSEAPSSSASPSSSSSEQPSEAPSSSASPSSSSSEQPSEAPSSSASPSSSSSEQPSEAPSSSASPSSSSSEQPSEAPSSSASPSPSSSEQPSEAPSSSASPSTSSFEQPSEAPSSSASPSSSSPEQPSEAPSSSASPISESTPCEESSKAPSSSASPSTSSSEQPSEAPSSSTSPSPSSSEQPSEEPSSSTSPSSSSSEQPSVTPSSSASPSSESTPCEDPSEAPSSSASPSSSSSEQPSEAPSSSASPNSSSSEQPSEAPSSSASPSSSSSEQPSEAPSSSASPSSSSSEQPSVAPSSSASPSSSSSEQPSEAPSSSASPSSESTPCEEPSEAPSSSASPSSSSSEQPSEAPSSSASPSSSSSDQPSEAPSSSASPSSSSSEQPSEAPSSSASPSSESTPCEEPSEAPSSSASPSSSSSEQPSEAPSSSASPSSSSSEQPSEAPSSSASPSSSSSEQPSEAPSSSASPSSESTPCEEPSEAPSSSASPSSSSSEQPSEAPSSSASPSSSSSEQPSEAPSSSASPSSSSSDQPSEAPSSSASPSSSSSEQPSEAPSSSASPSSESTPCEEPSEAPSSSASPSSSSSEQPSEAPSSSASPSSSSSEQPSEAPSSSASPSSSSSEQPSEAPSSSVSPSSSSSEQPSEAPSSSASPSPSSSEQPSEAPSSSASPSSSSSEQPSEAPSSSASPSPSSSEQPSEAPSSSASPSSSSSEQPSEAPSSSASPSPSSSEQPSEAPSSSASPSSSSSEQPSEAPSSSASPSSSSSEQPSEAPSSSASPSSSSSEQPSEAPSSSASPSSSSSEQPTEAPSSSASPSSSSSEQPSEAPSSSAAPSSSSSEQPSEAPSSSASPSSSSSEQPSEAPSSSASPSSESTPCEEPSEAPSSSASPSSESTPCEEPSEAPSSSASPSSSSSEQPSEAPSSSASPSSSSSEQPSEAPSSSASPTSSSSEQPSVGPSSSPSPSSDSTPCDESSEGPSSSGSPSSSSSPQPSGAPSSSASPSTDSTPWTPSTGVPYHFTNPAGRHCICY from the exons ATGAAGATACTCGTGTCCTCTCTACTCTTCCTTGTGGTTTCTACCACGGCCCTCTCG ATACAACCAAATCGAGTGGATCTAAGAAGAAATTCAccaataaatacaataagcaAAATTGAAGCAAGTCTAGGAATAAGAGCACAAGGAAAAGGAGCAGTGAATTCAGGACAGAGTACAGCAGCGCATGGAGGATCAAGTGCAGTCGTTAACATAGGAATAAATgcaggaggaaaaggaggagtgAATTCGGGAAAGAATACAGGAGCGTATGCAGGATCAAATGTAAACGCAAAAATAGGATTAGGTGCAGTAGTAGGAGCAGGAGTGAATTCAGGAAAGAATACAGGAGCGTATGGAGGATCAAATGCAAACGCTAAAATAGGAGTAGCTACAGCAGTAGGAGCAGGAGTGAATTCAGGAAAGAATACAGGATCGCATGGAGGATCAAATGCAAACGCTAAAATAGGAGTAGCTACAGCAGTAGGAGCAGGAGTGAATTCAGGAAAGAATACAGGATCGCATGGAGGATCAAATGCAAACGCTAAAATAGGAGTAGCTACAGCAGTAGGAGCAGGAGTGAATTCAGGAAAGAATACAGGATCGCATGGAGGATCAAATGCAAACGCTAAAATAGGAGTAGCTACAGCAGTAGGAGCAGGAGTGAATTCAGGAAAGAATACAGGAGGGCATGGAGGATCAAATGTAAACGCTAAAATAGGAATAGGTGCAGCAGGAGGAGTAAATGCGAGAGGAGACTCAAAAGCTGGTCTAGGAATATATGCAGGAGTACATGGAGGATCACATGCAAGAGCTGATTTAGGAATAAAGGGAGGAATAAATGCAGCAGGACATGGACGATCAGGTTCAAACACTGGTGCAAATGTAAATGCAGGAATAAATGtgagaacgaaagaaggatCAAGTGCAAAAGCTAGTATAGGAATAAATGCAGGAGTAAATGTGGGAGCGCATGGAAGATCAAATGCAGGAGCTAAAATAGGAATAAACACAAGAGTACATGCGGGAGATAATAGAGGATCAAAAGCAGGAGCAAATCTAGGAATAAGTGCAGGTCTACATACAAGATGGAACCTTCCCTCTCAAGAACATAACCAACACAAAAACCATCATGAATCTCATTTATCTTACATTCCCAGTTTCCATAATCTACCCAAATTACCACATATACCATTACCACATATACCATTGCCACATATACCATTACCTCATATACCATTTCCACCTTTCCACTTTTGGTCCACTAgcactacttctactactactgaAAAACCATGTGAATCTGAGTCTACTAGCTCTTCTACTTCTAAACATCCAATTGAAACATCGAGTAGCTCTGCATCGCCTAGTTCTTCCAGTCCCAAACAACCAAGCGTAGCACCAAGCAGCTCAGCCTCGCCTAGTTCCTTCAACTCTGAACAACCCAGTGAAGCACCTAGTAGTTCGGTCTCACCAAGTTCTGAATCTACCCCTTGTGAAGAACCAAGCAAAGCACCCAGCAGCTCTGCCTCACCAAGTTCTTCAAGTTCTGAACAACCTAGTGAAGCACCTAGCAGCTCTGCCTCGCCTAGTTCTTCCAGTTCTGAACAACCAAGCGCAGCACCCAGCAGCTCTGCCTCACCAAGTTCTTCAAGTTCTGAACAACCTAGTGAAGCACCTAGCAGCTCTGCCTCGCCTAGTTCTTCCAGTTCTGAACAACCAAGCGCAGCACCCAGCAGCTCTGCCTCACCAAGTCCTTCCAGTTCTGAACGACCTAGTGAAGAACCCAGCAGTTCTGCCTCACCTAGTTCTTCCAGTTCTGAAAAACCCAGTGAAGCACCCAGCAGCCCTGCCTCGCCTAGTTCTTCCAGTTCTGAACAACCAAGTGAAGCATCTAGTAGTTCGGCCTCACCAAATTCGGAATCTACTCCTTGTGAAGAACCAAGCGAAGCACCCAGCAGCTCTGCCTCGCCTAGTTCTACCAGTTCTGAACAACCTAGTGAAGCATCCAGCAGCTCTGCCTCGCCTAGTTCTTCCAGTTCTGAACAGCCCAGTGAAGCACCCAGCAGCTCTGCCTCGCCTAGTTCTTCCAGTTCTGAACAACCCAGTGAAGCACCCAGCAGCTCTGCCTCGCCTAGTTCTTCCAGTTCTGAACAACCAAGTGAAGCAACCAGCAGTTCTGCCTCACCAAGTCCTTCAAGTTCAGAACAACCAAGCGAAGCACCAAGCAGCTCTGCCTCGC CAAGTCCTTCCAGTTCAGAACAACCAAGCGAAGCACCAAGCAGCTCTGCCTCGCCTAGTTCTTCCAGTTCTGAACAACCAAGTGAAGCACCTAGTAGTTCGGCCGCACCAAATTCGGAATCTACTCCTTGTGAAGAACCAAGCGAAGCATCTAGCAGCTCTGCCTCGCATAGTTCTACTAGTTCTGAACAACCCAGTGAAGCACCCAGCAGCTCTGCCTCGCCTAGTTCTTCCAGTTCTGAACAACCCAGTGAAGCACCCAGCAGTTCTGCCTCACCCAGTCCTTCCAGTTCAGAGCAACCAAGCGAAGCACCAAGCAGCTCTGCCTCGCCTAGTTCTTCCAGTTCTGAACAACCCAGTGAAGCACCAAGCAGCTCTGCCTCACCAAGCTCTTCTAGTTCTGAACAACCAAGCGAAGCACCCAGCAGTTCTGCCTCACCAAGTCCTTCCAGTTCAGAACAACCAAGCGAAGCACCAAGCAGCTCTGCCTCGCCTAGTTCTTCCAGTTCTGAACAACCAAGTGAAGCACCTAGTAGTTCGGCCGCACCAAATTCGGAATCTACTCCTTGTGAAGAACCAAGCGAAGCACCTAGCAGCTCTGCCTCGCCCAGTTCTACTAGTTCTGAACAACCCAGTGAAGCACCCAGCAGCTCTGCCTCGCCTAGTTCTTCCAGTTCTGAACAGCCCAGTGAAGCACCCAGCAGCTCTGCCTCGCCAAGCTCTTCCAGTTCTGAACAACCAAGCGAAGCACCCAGCAGTTCTGCCTCACCAAGTCCTTCCAGTTCAGAACAACCAAGCGAAGCACCAAGCAGCTCTGCCTCGCCTAGTTCTTCCAGTTCTGAACAACCAAGTGAAGCACCTAGTAGTTCGGCCGCACCAAATTCGGAATCTACTCCTTGTGAAGAACCAAGCGAAGCACCTAGCAGCTCTGCCTCGCCCAGTTCTACTAGTTCTGAACAACCCAGTGAAGCACCCAGCAGCTCTGCCTCGCCTAGTTCTTCCAGTTCTGAACAGCCCAGTGAAGCACCCAGCAGCTCTGCCTCGCCAAGTTCTTCCAGTTCTGAACAACCCAGTGAAGCACCCAGCAGCTCTGCCTCGCCAAGTTCTTCCAGTTCTGAACAACCCAGTGAAGCACCCAGCAGCTCGGCCTCGCCTAGTTCTTCCAGTTCTGAACAACCCAGTGAAGCACCCAGCAGCTCTGCCTCACCAAGCTCTTCCAGTTCTGAACAACCAAGCGAAGCACCCAGCAGTTCTGCCTCACCGAGTCCTTCCAGTTCAGAACAACCAAGCGAAGCACCAAGCAGCTCTGCCTCGCCTAGTTCTTCCAGTTCTGAACAACCAAGTGAAGCACCTAGTAGTTCGGCCGCACCAAATTCGGAATCCACTCCTTGTGAAGAACCAAGCGAAGCACCTAGCAGCTCTGCCTCGCCTAGTTCTACTAGTTCTGAACAACTCAGTGAAGCACCCAGCAGCTCTGCCTCGCCCAGTTCTTCCAGTTCTGAACAACCCAGTGAAGCACCCAGCAGCTCTGCCTCACCAAGCTCTTCCAGTTCTGAACAACCAAGCGAAGCACCCAGCAGTTCTGCCTCACCAAGCTCTTCCAGTTCTGAACAACCCAGTGAAGCACCCAGCAGCTCTGCCTCGCCAAGTTCTTCCAGTTCTGAACAACCCAGTGAAGCACCCAGCAGCTCGGCCTCGCCTAGTTCTTCCAGTTCTGAACAACCCAGTGAAGCACCCAGCAGTTCTGCCTCACCAAGTCCTTCCAGTTCAGAACAACCAAGCGAAGCACCAAGCAGCTCTGCCTCACCTAGTACTTCCAGTTTTGAACAACCCAGTGAAGCACCCAGCAGCTCTGCCTCGCCTAGTTCTTCGAGTCCTGAACAACCCAGTGAAGCACCTAGTAGCTCTGCCTCGCCAATTTCTGAATCTACTCCTTGTGAAGAATCAAGCAAAGCACCCAGCAGTTCTGCTTCACCAAGTACTTCCAGTTCTGAACAACCAAGTGAAGCACCCAGCAGCTCTACTTCACCTAGTCCTTCCAGTTCTGAACAACCTAGTGAAGAACCCAGCAGCTCTACCTCGCCTAGTTCTTCCAGTTCTGAACAACCGAGCGTAACACCTAGTAGTTCGGCCTCACCAAGTTCTGAATCTACCCCTTGTGAAGATCCGAGCGAAGCACCCAGCAGCTCGGCTTCACCAAGTTCTTCCAGTTCTGAACAACCCAGTGAAGCACCAAGCAGCTCTGCCTCACCTAATTCTTCCAGTTCTGAACAACCCAGTGAAGCACCAAGCAGCTCTGCCTCACCTAGTTCTTCCAGTTCTGAACAACCCAGTGAAGCACCCAGCAGCTCTGCCTCGCCAAGTTCTTCTAGTTCTGAACAACCGAGCGTAGCACCTAGTAGTTCTGCCTCACCAAGTTCTTCCAGTTCTGAACAACCAAGTGAAGCACCCAGCAGCTCTGCCTCACCAAGTTCTGAATCTACCCCTTGTGAAGAACCAAGCGAAGCTCCCAGTAGCTCGGCCTCACCAAGTTCCTCCAGTTCTGAACAACCAAGTGAAGCACCCAGCAGCTCTGCCTCTC CAAGTTCTTCCAGTTCCGATCAACCAAGCGAAGCTCCCAGTAGCTCTGCCTCACCAAGTTCTTCTAGTTCTGAACAACCTAGTGAAGCACCCAGCAGCTCTGCCTCACCAAGTTCTGAATCTACCCCTTGTGAAGAACCAAGCGAAGCACCCAGCAGCTCTGCCTCGCCTAGTTCTTCCAGTTCTGAACAGCCCAGTGAAGCACCCAGCAGCTCTGCCTCGCCAAGTTCTTCCAGTTCTGAACAACCCAGTGAAGCACCCAGCAGCTCGGCCTCGCCTAGTTCTTCCAGTTCTGAACAACCCAGTGAAGCACCCAGCAGCTCTGC CTCACCAAGTTCTGAATCTACCCCTTGTGAAGAACCAAGCGAAGCACCCAGCAGCTCTGCCTCGCCTAGTTCTTCCAGTTCTGAGCAGCCCAGTGAAGCACCCAGCAGCTCTGCCTCGCCAAGTTCTTCCAGTTCTGAACAACCCAGTGAAGCACCCAGCAGCTCGGCCTCGCCTAGTTCTTCCAGTTCCGATCAACCAAGCGAAGCTCCCAGTAGCTCTGCCTCACCAAGTTCTTCCAGTTCTGAACAACCAAGTGAAGCACCCAGCAGCTCTGCCTCACCAAGTTCTGAATCTACCCCTTGTGAAGAACCAAGCGAAGCACCCAGCAGCTCTGCCTCGCCTAGTTCTTCCAGTTCTGAACAACCCAGTGAAGCACCCAGCAGCTCTGCCTCGCCTAGTTCTTCCAGTTCTGAACAACCCAGTGAAGCACCCAGCAGCTCTGCCTCACCAAGCTCTTCCAGTTCTGAACAACCAAGCGAAGCACCCAGCAGTTCTGTCTCACCAAGCTCTTCCAGTTCTGAACAACCAAGCGAAGCACCCAGCAGTTCTGCCTCACCAAGTCCTTCCAGTTCTGAACAACCAAGCGAAGCACCCAGCAGCTCTGCCTCAC CAAGCTCTTCCAGTTCTGAACAACCAAGCGAAGCACCCAGCAGTTCTGCCTCACCAAGTCCTTCCAGTTCTGAACAACCAAGCGAAGCACCCAGCAGTTCTGCCTCACCAAGCTCTTCCAGTTCTGAACAACCAAGCGAAGCACCCAGCAGTTCTGCCTCACCAAGTCCTTCCAGTTCTGAACAACCAAGCGAAGCACCCAGCAGTTCTGCCTCGCCTAGTTCTTCCAGTTCTGAACAACCCAGTGAAGCACCCAGCAGCTCTGCCTCACCAAGCTCTTCCAGTTCTGAACAACCAAGCGAAGCACCCAGCAGTTCTGCCTCACCAAGCTCTTCCAGTTCTGAGCAACCAAGCGAAGCACCAAGCAGCTCGGCCTCGCCTAGTTCCTCCAGTTCTGAACAACCAACTGAAGCACCCAGCAGCTCTGCCTCGCCTAGTTCTTCCAGTTCTGAACAACCAAGTGAAGCTCCCAGTAGCTCTGCCGCGCCTAGTTCTTCCAGTTCTGAACAACCAAGTGAAGCTCCCAGTAGCTCTGCCTCACCAAGTTCTTCCAGTTCTGAACAACCAAGTGAAGCACCCAGCAGCTCTGCCTCACCAAGTTCTGAATCTACCCCTTGTGAAGAACCAAGCGAAGCAC CCAGCAGCTCTGCCTCACCAAGTTCTGAATCTACCCCTTGTGAAGAACCAAGCGAAGCACCCAGCAGCTCGGCCTCGCCTAGTTCTTCCAGTTCTGAACAACCAAGCGAAGCACCCAGCAGCTCTGCCTCACCTAGTTCTTCCAGTTCTGAGCAACCAAGCGAAGCTCCCAGCAGCTCTGCCTCACCAACTTCTTCCAGTTCTGAACAACCTAGTGTAGGACCTAGTAGTTCGCCCTCACCAAGTTCTGACTCTACTCCTTGTGATGAATCAAGCGAAGGACCAAGCAGTTCTGGCTCCCCTAGTTCTTCCAGTTCTCCCCAACCGAGCGGAGCACCAAGTAGTTCTGCCTCACCAAGTACTGATTCCACCCCTTGGACCCCATCGACTGGTGTACCTTACCACTTTACGAATCCTGCCGGTCGACATTGCATTTgctattga